A single region of the Lactobacillus isalae genome encodes:
- a CDS encoding bifunctional aspartate transaminase/aspartate 4-decarboxylase, with product MEDFSSKEEEKLEKLGAFEISRKMLALAQKNKQSNIFLNAGRGNPNWIQTISRLAFARLVQFGVYDSKQTIDNGIMAGYMPTEGIRERLFAFLDPDKNEEDKFLIDAVNYCQDTLNLNRDDVVAEWVNGVIGNDYPVPDRCLKNTEIIINHYLQGLSYEGADLANKTQLFPTEGATAAIVYAFHSLSENHLLNKGDKIAINTPIFTPYLRIPELNDYDLVEVDLHSYEKNNWEINPKEIEKLADPSVKAFIVVDPTNPTSKEFDKNALNAIKQATTKNPDLMIISDEVYGAFVPHFTSIYSVVPYNTMLVYSYSKLYGCTGWRLGVIGLNSKNVFDHNISKLDAADKEELNKRYGSNVLDPANMKFIDRLVADSRSIGLYHTAGLSTPQQIMESLFSLRHMLTATPDGTSDPYIEIARKLVNKRYQDLHKAMGAPEDNTDTNTHYYSLIDVYRLAEKTYGKEFRDYLADDFQQVDFLLRLAEKNGVVLVDGVGFGAKPGELRVSQANLPTNDYSVIGKQVLDVLKDYYKEFESTKNNK from the coding sequence ATGGAAGATTTTAGTAGCAAAGAAGAAGAAAAATTAGAAAAACTAGGAGCCTTTGAAATAAGCAGAAAAATGTTGGCTTTAGCTCAAAAAAATAAGCAAAGCAATATTTTCTTAAATGCAGGTCGAGGAAATCCAAATTGGATTCAAACTATTTCTCGGTTAGCTTTTGCGCGCCTAGTACAATTTGGAGTGTATGATTCAAAACAAACTATTGACAACGGTATAATGGCCGGCTATATGCCAACCGAAGGAATTAGAGAAAGATTATTTGCTTTTTTAGATCCAGATAAAAATGAAGAAGATAAATTCCTAATTGATGCTGTTAATTATTGCCAAGATACTTTAAATCTTAACCGTGATGACGTAGTAGCTGAGTGGGTCAACGGTGTAATTGGAAATGATTATCCAGTACCTGATAGATGTCTAAAAAACACAGAAATAATAATCAATCATTATCTTCAAGGTCTGTCATATGAAGGAGCAGACTTAGCGAATAAAACGCAGCTATTTCCAACTGAAGGTGCCACAGCAGCAATTGTATATGCATTTCATTCCTTATCAGAAAATCACTTACTAAATAAGGGTGACAAGATTGCTATTAATACTCCAATTTTTACTCCATATCTAAGAATTCCTGAACTAAATGATTATGATTTGGTTGAAGTAGATTTACATTCATATGAAAAGAATAACTGGGAAATTAATCCAAAAGAAATTGAAAAATTAGCAGATCCATCAGTAAAAGCCTTTATTGTGGTTGATCCAACAAATCCTACTTCAAAAGAATTTGATAAAAATGCTTTAAACGCAATTAAACAAGCCACTACTAAAAACCCAGATTTAATGATTATTAGTGATGAAGTATATGGCGCTTTTGTTCCCCACTTTACTAGTATTTACAGTGTTGTTCCATATAACACTATGCTCGTTTATTCATATTCTAAACTATATGGTTGTACTGGCTGGAGACTCGGCGTTATCGGTTTAAATAGTAAAAACGTATTCGATCATAATATTTCTAAATTGGATGCTGCAGATAAAGAAGAATTGAATAAACGGTACGGTAGTAACGTACTAGATCCTGCAAATATGAAATTTATTGATCGTTTAGTTGCTGATAGCAGATCAATTGGCTTGTACCACACTGCTGGTTTGTCAACACCACAACAAATTATGGAAAGTTTATTCTCATTAAGACATATGTTAACAGCTACTCCTGACGGAACAAGTGATCCATATATTGAAATTGCTAGAAAGCTAGTTAATAAGAGATATCAAGATTTACATAAAGCTATGGGTGCTCCAGAAGATAACACTGATACAAATACACATTATTATTCATTAATTGACGTCTACAGATTAGCTGAAAAAACTTATGGCAAAGAATTCAGAGATTACTTAGCAGATGACTTTCAACAAGTTGATTTCTTATTGAGATTAGCTGAGAAGAATGGTGTCGTCTTAGTCGATGGTGTTGGATTTGGTGCAAAGCCAGGTGAACTAAGAGTGTCACAAGCTAACTTACCAACTAATGACTACTCTGTAATTGGAAAACAAGTATTAGATGTATTGAAAGATTATTACAAAGAATTTGAAAGCACAAAAAATAATAAATAA
- a CDS encoding APC family permease — MVKKNVPKKLTFMSIYFLGINGIIGSGAFLLPQSMYKDMNLLSVVVLLCAALTVGLIALCYADLASRFTGSGAAWLYSYNAFGRFAGYELGVFTWFLGCCTYAAEVVAFLTTLKSFIPAYNQSSTYFATGIGLIIIFSIINFFGRGLVKVIDNTSSVAKLATIIIFIVVGMFFMHTMNFHPVVPVAATKSIGAFSHHFGEAFSVVFYLFSGFSFIPIAASQMENPAKNIPRALVAVMVSVSILYILMLLIAIGILGHKMSWYTIPVANAFKAAVGEWGYVLIVVGVLLSIFGVAFTCSFNTPALIASLSLEHQLLPNWVGKKNKFDAPWVGIILTAAVTLLLITQSYLFLVGCIVLASFVQYVPSIFAVIKFKHTGQYPNHGFKLPGGYTIPILALLVACYLIFNFTWETILLSVVVAAVTAILYFFLGKKRLAKMGGIPTAVREQKNHPNITKKQN; from the coding sequence ATGGTTAAAAAAAATGTTCCTAAAAAGCTAACATTTATGTCGATCTACTTTTTGGGAATTAATGGAATTATAGGTTCAGGAGCATTTTTACTTCCGCAATCTATGTATAAGGATATGAATTTGCTAAGTGTAGTCGTTTTGCTTTGTGCTGCACTGACAGTTGGATTAATTGCGCTTTGTTATGCAGATTTAGCAAGTCGATTTACTGGTTCAGGAGCTGCTTGGTTATATTCTTATAATGCCTTCGGAAGATTTGCGGGTTATGAGTTAGGTGTATTTACATGGTTTTTGGGATGCTGTACTTATGCAGCCGAAGTTGTTGCTTTTTTAACAACTTTAAAGAGCTTTATTCCTGCTTATAATCAAAGTTCGACATATTTTGCAACAGGTATTGGATTAATTATTATTTTTTCAATAATTAACTTCTTTGGTCGTGGCTTAGTCAAAGTGATTGATAATACTTCCTCTGTTGCAAAGTTAGCAACAATTATTATCTTTATTGTTGTTGGCATGTTTTTTATGCATACGATGAACTTTCATCCCGTTGTTCCAGTTGCAGCTACAAAGAGCATTGGTGCATTTTCTCATCATTTTGGTGAGGCATTCAGTGTTGTATTTTATTTATTTAGTGGCTTTTCTTTTATTCCTATTGCTGCTTCGCAAATGGAAAATCCTGCTAAGAATATTCCACGTGCGTTGGTTGCAGTTATGGTAAGTGTAAGTATTCTATATATATTAATGCTTTTGATTGCTATTGGAATTTTAGGACACAAGATGTCATGGTATACGATTCCTGTTGCTAATGCCTTTAAGGCTGCCGTAGGTGAATGGGGATATGTATTGATTGTTGTCGGAGTTTTATTGAGTATTTTTGGTGTGGCATTTACTTGTTCATTTAATACACCAGCATTAATTGCTTCCTTATCTCTTGAACACCAATTATTACCAAACTGGGTAGGTAAGAAAAATAAATTTGATGCTCCATGGGTTGGTATTATTTTAACAGCAGCTGTTACATTACTTTTAATTACCCAATCATACCTCTTCTTAGTTGGATGTATTGTCTTAGCTTCATTCGTTCAGTATGTACCATCAATTTTTGCAGTGATTAAATTTAAGCATACAGGTCAATATCCAAACCATGGATTTAAGCTTCCTGGTGGTTATACCATTCCAATTTTGGCTTTATTAGTAGCTTGCTATTTGATATTTAACTTTACTTGGGAAACTATTTTACTTTCAGTTGTTGTTGCTGCAGTAACTGCTATACTTTATTTCTTCTTAGGTAAAAAGAGATTAGCTAAAATGGGTGGCATTCCAACTGCAGTTAGAGAGCAGAAGAATCATCCAAATATTACTAAAAAACAAAATTAA
- a CDS encoding APC family permease: MEDEKTKTKKTYISVLALTMMNVSMVAGLANDVQQSFYGLASVTYFAIGAICFFIPTALVAAELASGWSNRGGIFRWVGEGLGKGWGLTCLLILWFQTMLNFGMGMPSFTATIMFYTPNYDAAVKFAQNPQHELLIMTGWIILYWLLTYLATRGVKTFSNLAKYGVIIGSLIPLAVMVILAIVWVAQGHTPAIPMTPKGLIPKWNGMSTLALAAGVFFSYTGIDMNAAHIKQLKHPEKDFTKAMFISIVLAFLIFVVGTVIIAMIIPEKQINVLYTLYSVFRILGSTIGMPWLYMVLVWALLCNTIAMVVTNMAGPSFMLGQAGGSGFLPNWFQEKNKHKMPAHLMYTQIAGMTIIAYLVKLIPNVEGFVILLTQTITVLYMIYYILMFTAFLRLRYDQPNRPRSFKVPGGMVGAWIVAGVGLISSAFAIVLAIYPPAQVKSEVGSPTVYISVILILVAVILAICFGLYQLSKHHDWVDPNNEFAPFTWEIEGLKKPGKVLSNVPTTVMSKDQNPMGMPIKRPYKPDEQVSDHVVKADENNDISTDEN, translated from the coding sequence ATGGAAGACGAAAAAACCAAAACAAAAAAGACCTATATATCCGTCCTTGCCTTGACAATGATGAACGTATCAATGGTTGCTGGTCTTGCTAATGATGTTCAACAATCATTCTACGGACTTGCATCAGTAACGTACTTCGCAATCGGAGCTATTTGTTTCTTCATCCCAACTGCTTTAGTTGCGGCTGAACTTGCTTCTGGTTGGAGTAACCGCGGAGGAATCTTCCGCTGGGTTGGTGAAGGTTTAGGTAAAGGCTGGGGACTAACCTGTTTACTTATTCTATGGTTCCAGACAATGCTGAACTTTGGAATGGGAATGCCTAGTTTTACTGCAACGATTATGTTCTATACACCGAACTATGATGCCGCTGTAAAATTTGCTCAAAATCCACAACATGAACTATTGATCATGACAGGCTGGATCATTTTATATTGGCTTTTAACCTATTTAGCAACCAGAGGTGTTAAAACATTCTCTAATCTTGCTAAATACGGAGTTATCATCGGAAGTTTAATTCCTTTAGCAGTGATGGTTATTTTAGCTATTGTTTGGGTAGCTCAAGGACATACTCCTGCTATTCCAATGACACCAAAGGGATTAATTCCTAAGTGGAATGGAATGAGCACCTTAGCTTTAGCCGCTGGGGTATTCTTCTCATACACCGGTATTGATATGAATGCAGCCCACATCAAGCAACTAAAGCATCCTGAAAAAGACTTTACTAAGGCAATGTTCATTTCTATTGTTCTTGCCTTCTTAATCTTCGTAGTCGGTACTGTCATTATCGCAATGATTATTCCTGAAAAACAAATTAACGTTTTATACACTCTCTACTCTGTATTCAGAATTTTAGGATCGACTATCGGAATGCCATGGTTATACATGGTCCTTGTTTGGGCATTACTATGTAATACCATTGCTATGGTTGTTACGAATATGGCTGGACCTTCATTTATGTTAGGTCAAGCTGGTGGTAGTGGATTTTTACCAAACTGGTTCCAAGAAAAGAATAAGCACAAGATGCCAGCACACTTAATGTATACGCAAATCGCAGGCATGACGATTATTGCTTACTTAGTAAAATTAATTCCAAATGTTGAAGGATTCGTTATTTTGCTAACTCAGACAATTACCGTTTTATACATGATTTATTACATTCTCATGTTTACTGCATTCTTACGTCTACGTTATGACCAACCTAACCGTCCTCGTTCATTTAAAGTTCCAGGTGGTATGGTTGGAGCATGGATTGTTGCAGGAGTTGGCTTAATTTCAAGTGCTTTCGCAATTGTTTTAGCCATTTATCCACCTGCACAAGTTAAATCAGAGGTTGGTTCTCCAACGGTTTATATTTCAGTCATTTTAATTTTAGTTGCAGTTATTCTTGCAATCTGCTTTGGCTTATATCAACTTTCAAAGCATCACGATTGGGTTGACCCAAATAATGAATTTGCTCCATTTACTTGGGAAATTGAAGGTCTTAAGAAACCTGGCAAGGTATTGTCAAACGTACCTACTACAGTTATGTCAAAAGATCAAAACCCAATGGGAATGCCGATTAAGCGTCCATATAAGCCAGATGAACAAGTTTCTGATCATGTAGTTAAAGCTGATGAAAACAACGATATTTCTACTGATGAAAACTAA
- a CDS encoding neutral/alkaline non-lysosomal ceramidase N-terminal domain-containing protein produces MKVGFSIKKINPNIGCQMEGYAPRNSTGIHDDLTVSAIFINNSFILISLDLIAIPGFRVDQIKRKLHEKFDINNNHIIISAIHTHSGPTITDLLIDYPKIDAEYWRLINNQAIKAVSDAKKNQSESTISLINYKVPDGIYANRNNLKLPYNNNIFELRFSNNKVIKASLLLIATHPTVLNITNTLISADLIAGIREQYRKIHDIIPMCMLSDCADTSTRFTRKESSFNEITRLSNIIGEALQHPLKEKTLSWDLLAIKRVEQKCNYDPISNPKAIDLYQEIQKKYNTAPNKEEKEKLVGLLDTYKHIRYFGHTHFSTSAYIYEFKNFRIITYPGELVFALGNKIRHIDDKPTLLITLANDYRGYSVDKQEFGKYFESYNSVFLKGMADEFVDKIIATCAVLK; encoded by the coding sequence ATGAAAGTTGGTTTTTCTATAAAAAAAATAAATCCTAATATTGGATGTCAAATGGAAGGATATGCGCCTCGTAATTCTACAGGAATTCATGACGATTTAACTGTTTCTGCTATATTTATAAATAATAGTTTTATTTTGATATCTTTAGATTTAATTGCTATTCCAGGTTTTAGAGTAGATCAAATAAAAAGAAAATTGCATGAAAAATTTGATATTAATAATAATCACATCATTATCAGTGCTATTCACACACATTCGGGTCCTACGATAACTGACCTATTAATTGATTATCCAAAAATTGATGCTGAATATTGGAGATTAATAAATAACCAAGCTATCAAAGCAGTTAGTGATGCCAAAAAAAATCAAAGTGAAAGTACAATTTCCTTAATTAATTACAAAGTTCCAGATGGAATATACGCAAATCGAAACAATCTTAAACTTCCATACAATAATAATATCTTTGAGCTTCGCTTTAGTAATAATAAAGTCATTAAGGCTAGTTTATTATTAATTGCTACACACCCTACTGTACTCAATATTACTAACACTCTAATATCCGCCGATCTAATTGCAGGAATTAGAGAACAATATAGAAAGATTCATGACATTATTCCAATGTGTATGCTTTCAGATTGTGCTGATACCAGTACTAGATTTACTCGTAAAGAAAGTAGCTTTAATGAAATTACTCGCCTTTCAAATATAATTGGTGAAGCATTACAACATCCCCTAAAAGAAAAAACATTATCGTGGGATCTATTAGCAATCAAAAGAGTAGAACAAAAATGTAACTACGATCCTATCAGTAATCCTAAAGCAATCGATCTATATCAAGAAATTCAAAAAAAGTATAATACAGCACCAAATAAAGAGGAAAAAGAAAAATTAGTAGGTCTATTAGATACTTATAAACATATTCGGTATTTTGGACATACTCATTTTTCAACATCTGCATATATCTATGAATTCAAAAATTTCAGAATTATTACTTATCCCGGTGAATTAGTTTTTGCTTTAGGAAATAAAATTAGACATATTGACGATAAACCAACGCTACTCATTACATTGGCAAATGATTATCGCGGATACTCTGTAGACAAGCAAGAATTTGGTAAATATTTTGAAAGTTATAATAGTGTATTTTTAAAAGGAATGGCAGATGAATTTGTCGATAAAATAATTGCAACTTGCGCTGTTTTGAAATAA
- a CDS encoding PTS sugar transporter subunit IIC, with translation MKSSNEYTVKMQKFMQEKIVPVTTKMSNEPHLAALRDGLTNLIPFTIIGGFSTLLASPPVSPDLIKPTNWFYQVLLGWYYWAKANNNALLVPYNLSIGIISVYVVLGVAYELAKHYKMPPFSTALVSLMSFMCVATPPTMDKAQQWHISLAGLGTNSMFAAIIIGLLSVQISHWMDKKKMTIKLPSAVPPNVAAPFQAMMPLVVNVIFWMGLNSASKAWLHAGLTDLIFKIFEPILHVGASLPAMLFLCELALIFWFFGIHGDNMIGAVITPIITANIAQNMQQYAAGNPVTNIFANNFHFIFGEAVVYCAILWSMLLFSKSAKLRALSRFSLPANLFNINEPQVFGIPTVMNLFTFIPSFICLLINLPIAYYASKLGLMNKTVLSLPWTMPAPLYAIISTLDWRAGVVWFIEFFIDLAIIAPFIKMYDKQLLEESAKNKNRE, from the coding sequence GTGAAAAGTTCAAATGAATATACAGTAAAAATGCAAAAGTTTATGCAGGAAAAAATAGTTCCTGTAACTACTAAAATGTCAAATGAACCGCATTTAGCTGCTTTACGGGATGGATTAACTAATCTTATTCCTTTTACTATTATTGGTGGTTTTTCTACTTTATTAGCTAGTCCACCAGTTAGTCCAGATCTGATAAAACCTACAAACTGGTTTTATCAAGTCTTATTAGGATGGTATTATTGGGCAAAAGCAAATAATAATGCTTTATTAGTGCCTTATAATTTATCTATTGGGATTATTTCTGTTTATGTAGTATTAGGCGTGGCTTATGAACTTGCAAAGCATTATAAAATGCCACCATTCTCAACCGCTTTAGTTTCCTTAATGTCGTTTATGTGTGTCGCTACGCCACCAACCATGGATAAAGCACAACAATGGCATATAAGTTTAGCTGGTTTAGGTACCAATTCAATGTTTGCCGCGATCATAATTGGATTACTCAGTGTTCAAATTAGTCATTGGATGGATAAAAAGAAAATGACTATAAAATTACCAAGCGCTGTTCCTCCAAATGTTGCCGCTCCATTTCAAGCTATGATGCCATTAGTAGTAAATGTGATATTTTGGATGGGGTTAAATAGCGCATCGAAAGCTTGGTTGCATGCTGGTTTGACTGATTTAATATTTAAGATTTTTGAACCTATTTTACATGTGGGTGCATCTTTACCAGCTATGCTATTCTTATGTGAATTAGCATTGATTTTCTGGTTCTTTGGTATTCATGGCGATAATATGATTGGTGCTGTAATTACTCCTATTATTACTGCAAATATTGCACAAAATATGCAACAATATGCTGCTGGTAATCCTGTAACTAATATTTTCGCCAATAACTTTCACTTTATTTTTGGAGAAGCAGTTGTTTATTGTGCAATTTTGTGGAGTATGTTACTTTTTTCAAAGTCAGCCAAATTAAGGGCACTTTCAAGATTTTCTTTACCAGCAAATTTATTTAATATTAATGAGCCACAGGTTTTTGGTATTCCTACTGTTATGAATTTGTTTACATTTATACCAAGTTTTATATGTTTATTAATTAATTTGCCAATTGCTTACTATGCGTCTAAACTGGGCTTGATGAATAAAACTGTTTTGAGCTTACCATGGACTATGCCGGCTCCGCTTTATGCAATTATCTCTACTTTAGATTGGCGTGCTGGAGTGGTATGGTTTATAGAATTCTTTATTGATCTAGCTATAATTGCACCATTTATTAAGATGTATGATAAACAGTTACTTGAGGAAAGTGCTAAAAATAAAAATAGGGAATAA
- the aspT gene encoding aspartate-alanine antiporter codes for MNVWHSICNFVLTNPSVAIFLTLGLGYLLGRFHIKSFKLGATVGVLLVGLVIGQMGKFQIAPVVKNLFFDLFIFTIGYEVGLVFIDSFKKKGIKFIIQSIVFSVIAFGVAFGLFKVFHVKFGEAGGIIAGALTQSACIGTANSAIEALHISSAAKQAAMSQVAIAYALAYVFGTVGVLIFLKNIAPAILHVNLKEATKKYIETNHIKSQTQGVKLSSNIRIRGFEITKGSSLVGKSIQNFDKENIGLIIEKIYRNKQPLTSSKAVLKPTDVIITVGSIQGFASFVNTYTELKEIDVNNYPIQLKKVTVLLTKEYSYNTLEKFLANGVLIDSAQHDGKDIKDYTKLTTGDHITLVGPENYLKNNIKLIGYVKAAGTKTDVSFMSIGIFLGILLGAIVITIHKIPLTLGGGGGALFAGLYFGWLQEKHPNIGVIPPSTAWLLKSLGLNLFIGVVGLEAGSGFVTALKEMGWLVFVIGVLVSILPHFFTLLISKFILKMNIVDNIGSLCGSGTITAALNAVNAETDSTVFALSYTPTYALGNIFLTVMAPLVVALLA; via the coding sequence ATGAATGTATGGCATTCAATATGTAACTTTGTATTAACAAATCCTTCCGTAGCCATCTTCCTTACTTTAGGATTAGGTTATCTACTTGGTAGATTTCACATTAAGAGTTTTAAACTTGGTGCTACAGTTGGTGTGTTACTAGTAGGTTTAGTTATCGGACAAATGGGTAAATTCCAAATTGCACCTGTTGTTAAAAACCTCTTTTTTGATCTCTTTATCTTTACTATTGGATATGAAGTTGGTCTAGTCTTTATTGATAGCTTTAAGAAAAAAGGTATTAAATTTATTATTCAAAGCATTGTCTTTTCAGTAATTGCTTTTGGAGTAGCTTTTGGTTTATTTAAGGTATTTCATGTTAAATTTGGTGAAGCTGGCGGCATCATTGCAGGAGCTTTAACTCAATCAGCTTGTATTGGTACTGCTAATTCTGCAATCGAAGCCTTACATATTTCTTCTGCTGCAAAGCAAGCAGCAATGTCACAAGTAGCTATTGCTTATGCCCTAGCCTATGTATTTGGTACTGTCGGTGTCTTAATCTTTTTAAAGAATATTGCTCCAGCAATTCTTCATGTCAACTTAAAAGAAGCAACTAAGAAATACATTGAAACTAATCATATTAAATCTCAAACTCAAGGTGTTAAACTCTCTTCTAACATTCGTATAAGAGGCTTTGAGATCACTAAAGGTTCTAGCTTAGTTGGAAAAAGCATTCAAAACTTCGATAAAGAAAATATAGGATTAATTATTGAAAAAATTTACAGAAACAAACAACCTTTAACTAGCTCTAAAGCCGTATTAAAGCCAACCGATGTAATAATTACAGTTGGCAGTATACAAGGATTTGCATCTTTTGTTAATACATACACTGAGTTAAAAGAAATCGATGTTAATAATTACCCAATTCAATTAAAGAAAGTAACAGTGTTATTAACTAAGGAATATTCATATAATACCTTAGAAAAATTCCTTGCTAACGGTGTTTTAATTGATAGTGCACAACACGACGGTAAAGATATAAAAGATTATACAAAATTGACTACTGGCGATCATATCACACTTGTTGGTCCAGAAAATTATCTAAAAAATAATATTAAACTGATCGGATATGTAAAAGCTGCCGGTACTAAGACTGATGTAAGTTTTATGTCGATTGGGATCTTTTTAGGTATCTTATTGGGAGCAATTGTTATTACAATTCACAAAATTCCTTTAACCCTTGGTGGCGGAGGAGGTGCCCTATTTGCTGGCCTATACTTTGGATGGTTACAAGAAAAACATCCAAATATCGGAGTTATTCCTCCTTCAACAGCTTGGCTATTAAAGAGTTTAGGCTTGAACCTATTCATTGGCGTTGTAGGTCTTGAAGCTGGTAGCGGATTTGTTACTGCCCTAAAAGAAATGGGATGGCTAGTATTCGTAATCGGTGTACTTGTATCAATTTTGCCTCATTTCTTTACACTACTTATTAGTAAATTCATTTTAAAGATGAACATTGTTGATAATATCGGTTCACTTTGTGGATCCGGAACAATCACCGCTGCTTTAAATGCTGTAAATGCTGAGACTGATTCTACAGTATTTGCACTAAGTTATACTCCTACTTATGCTTTAGGTAATATTTTCTTAACCGTTATGGCTCCATTAGTTGTAGCCTTATTAGCATAA